A window of the Desulforapulum autotrophicum HRM2 genome harbors these coding sequences:
- a CDS encoding type IV pilus twitching motility protein PilT, giving the protein MYKQEIDHILERMLESNKNVSDLNLTPGKPFQVETAGELVPVEIEPGFKVLTPFQTEVFALHLINQDRRLTEILLKEGSCDLSYALGDRARFRVNIFSRSGNYAIVLRKLDTTIPTINELDLPRSFHKMSLEKNGIIFVTGATGSGKSTSLAALLDEINETKSVHVITLEDPIEYQHSQKQATFNQRELGSDFDSFASGLRAALRQAPKVILVGEMRDRETVEIGLSAAETGHLVLSTLHTVDAGQTINRIIGMFSTEEERQIRIRLADTIRWVVSQRLLPRTGGGRVAAFEIMSVSLRVKDSILNGESEGKTFYEIMKAGKAFGMTTFDEFIISLYEQGKITEEVALAYSSRRSSVGRGLDFIKSSRGEATTEIKSLEIDHGYERT; this is encoded by the coding sequence ATGTACAAACAAGAGATCGATCATATCCTTGAACGGATGCTGGAAAGCAATAAAAATGTGTCAGACCTGAACCTGACCCCTGGGAAACCCTTTCAGGTGGAAACCGCTGGAGAGCTTGTCCCGGTGGAAATAGAACCTGGTTTTAAGGTCCTCACACCGTTTCAGACCGAAGTTTTTGCCCTGCACCTCATCAATCAGGACCGCAGGCTCACCGAGATTCTTTTAAAAGAGGGATCGTGTGATCTCTCCTATGCCCTTGGGGATCGGGCAAGGTTTCGGGTCAACATCTTTTCCCGGTCTGGCAATTACGCCATTGTTTTAAGAAAACTGGATACCACCATTCCCACCATCAATGAACTGGATCTGCCCCGCTCCTTTCATAAGATGTCCCTTGAAAAAAACGGAATTATTTTTGTCACGGGCGCCACAGGCAGTGGAAAGTCCACCTCCCTTGCAGCTCTTCTGGATGAAATCAATGAGACCAAATCCGTCCATGTGATCACCCTGGAAGATCCCATTGAGTACCAGCACAGCCAGAAGCAGGCGACCTTTAACCAGCGTGAACTCGGGTCTGACTTTGATTCCTTTGCTTCGGGCCTCAGGGCAGCCCTTCGCCAGGCACCCAAGGTGATTCTGGTGGGAGAGATGCGGGATCGGGAAACAGTGGAGATTGGCCTTTCCGCTGCAGAAACAGGCCATCTGGTCCTTTCCACGCTCCACACGGTGGATGCCGGGCAGACCATCAACCGCATCATCGGCATGTTTTCGACGGAGGAGGAACGGCAGATCCGCATCCGCCTTGCCGACACCATCCGCTGGGTGGTGTCCCAGCGGCTGTTACCCCGGACAGGGGGCGGTCGTGTGGCGGCCTTTGAAATTATGAGTGTCAGTTTAAGGGTTAAAGATTCCATTCTCAATGGTGAGTCCGAAGGCAAAACCTTTTACGAAATCATGAAAGCGGGTAAGGCCTTTGGTATGACTACCTTTGATGAGTTCATTATTTCCCTGTATGAACAGGGAAAAATTACAGAAGAGGTTGCCCTGGCCTATTCTTCAAGACGGTCCAGTGTAGGTCGTGGACTTGACTTCATTAAAAGTTCACGGGGTGAGGCAACCACGGAAATCAAATCCCTTGAGATAGACCATGGATATGAGAGGACATGA
- a CDS encoding zinc-ribbon domain-containing protein, whose translation MMDIVCNQCHTKLSIPDHKVPRGKRASFLCPKCKQRIQISPSADSSGPSMAPTRTYDAADKPFDFVDSNKQTSLVCMGSGAAVVSQALETMGHVVKQAKDVEHALLNMRYHLFDIVVVDDGFDRPGVPGVLSTLCQLEMASRRKIFVILVSERYRTMDSMAALHQSVNLVVNHSSLNKVDKIIDRAIKENEQFYAVFKDSLKKTGKG comes from the coding sequence ATGATGGATATCGTCTGTAACCAGTGCCACACAAAACTTTCCATTCCCGATCACAAAGTGCCTAGGGGTAAACGGGCATCGTTTCTCTGCCCTAAATGCAAGCAACGGATTCAGATTTCCCCATCAGCGGATTCTTCAGGGCCGTCCATGGCCCCGACCCGGACCTACGATGCAGCAGATAAGCCCTTTGACTTTGTGGATAGCAACAAACAGACATCCCTTGTCTGCATGGGCAGTGGGGCCGCTGTTGTTTCCCAAGCATTGGAGACCATGGGCCATGTGGTCAAACAGGCAAAAGATGTGGAACATGCCCTTTTGAATATGAGGTATCACCTGTTTGATATTGTGGTGGTGGACGATGGCTTTGATCGTCCCGGTGTTCCCGGAGTGCTCAGCACCCTTTGTCAACTTGAAATGGCTTCCAGACGGAAAATATTTGTAATCCTTGTCTCCGAAAGGTATCGCACCATGGACAGCATGGCCGCCCTTCACCAGAGCGTCAATCTTGTGGTCAATCATTCCAGCCTTAACAAGGTGGATAAAATAATCGATCGGGCAATCAAGGAGAATGAGCAGTTTTATGCTGTTTTCAAGGATTCTCTCAAGAAAACGGGAAAGGGCTGA
- a CDS encoding bifunctional acetyl-CoA hydrolase/transferase family protein/GNAT family N-acetyltransferase, with protein sequence MSQPWEKKRVSPERALSKIEPGMNVFLGTGAAEPRTLVKTLMGSSEANLADLTLIQIVSFGDAISIEGLRSNRSRLKTFFSGWVASEAINAGRVDLIPSRFSNIPSLINDYQIPVDAALIQVTPPDGNGRCSLGIAVDVARQAMAQATLVIGEINPDVPCTFGDTFVSVDEFDFFVESREPMFYFPSWPVDDVHDRVAANVASVIEDGSCLAFSFGPLFQALPRHLASKRDLGIHTPFVTDAVMELMNSGAVTNRYKESYRGKTLASYAMGSKALMAWLDRNPLIEFQGVGQVFNPMEIGRNKRFIAIIPARKVDLSSRISMHMGKGNVTSGPGQVMDFFNGAEISKGGFNIFALPSRNLSGEANIRINIEGVANQINFPDSVGMVATEYGIAALSGRTMRERAQALIEIAHPDDREALVAGAKKINLLYPDQIFIHESSRLYPDHIAERHTFKNNTEVRFRAIKPSDEEGMRRLFYRFSDRAIYYRYFTPIKTMPHEKTQEYVNVDYRNVISIVGLVGPPGQGRIIAEARYARHKDKPLVDVAFVVDEKFQGLGIATHLYGMLARLARQRGARGMTADVLASNQSMLKVFEKGKYPVQSRFENGAHALFIPFDSAEDQR encoded by the coding sequence GTGAGTCAACCGTGGGAAAAAAAGCGGGTTTCTCCGGAAAGGGCCCTGTCAAAGATCGAACCGGGCATGAATGTCTTCCTTGGAACGGGGGCGGCAGAGCCAAGAACCCTTGTCAAGACCCTGATGGGATCCAGCGAGGCAAACCTGGCCGATCTCACCCTGATTCAAATCGTTAGTTTCGGGGACGCAATCTCCATTGAGGGCCTTCGCTCGAATCGCTCAAGGCTGAAAACCTTTTTTTCCGGATGGGTGGCAAGTGAGGCGATCAATGCGGGAAGGGTGGACCTTATTCCCAGCCGGTTCTCTAATATCCCTTCGCTGATCAACGATTACCAGATTCCCGTGGATGCGGCCCTGATCCAGGTCACTCCCCCCGATGGGAACGGCCGCTGCTCCCTTGGCATTGCCGTTGATGTGGCCCGCCAGGCCATGGCCCAGGCAACCCTTGTCATCGGTGAAATCAACCCGGATGTTCCCTGTACCTTTGGTGACACCTTTGTTTCGGTTGACGAGTTTGATTTTTTTGTGGAAAGCCGCGAACCCATGTTTTATTTTCCAAGCTGGCCCGTGGACGATGTCCATGACAGGGTTGCCGCCAATGTGGCGTCGGTCATTGAAGACGGATCCTGCCTTGCCTTCAGCTTTGGACCCCTGTTCCAGGCCCTGCCGCGACACCTTGCATCAAAACGCGATCTCGGGATTCACACTCCCTTTGTCACGGATGCCGTAATGGAACTGATGAACAGCGGGGCTGTGACCAACCGGTATAAGGAGAGTTATCGGGGTAAGACCCTTGCCTCCTACGCCATGGGTTCAAAGGCGCTCATGGCTTGGCTTGATCGAAATCCCCTGATCGAGTTCCAGGGCGTGGGTCAGGTGTTCAACCCCATGGAGATTGGCCGCAATAAACGATTTATAGCCATTATCCCGGCAAGAAAGGTGGACCTTTCAAGCCGTATCTCCATGCACATGGGCAAGGGAAACGTTACCTCGGGTCCAGGCCAGGTCATGGACTTTTTCAACGGGGCCGAGATTTCCAAGGGAGGGTTCAACATCTTTGCCCTGCCCAGTCGCAATCTTTCGGGTGAGGCTAATATTCGCATCAACATTGAGGGGGTTGCCAATCAGATCAATTTTCCTGATTCCGTGGGTATGGTGGCAACAGAATACGGCATAGCTGCCCTGTCCGGCCGAACCATGCGCGAGCGGGCCCAGGCCCTCATTGAGATTGCCCACCCCGATGACCGTGAAGCCCTGGTTGCAGGGGCAAAGAAAATTAATCTCCTCTACCCAGACCAGATATTTATCCATGAAAGCTCCCGGCTTTACCCTGACCACATCGCAGAGCGCCACACCTTTAAGAACAATACCGAGGTGAGATTCCGTGCCATCAAGCCTTCGGATGAAGAGGGCATGAGGCGACTGTTTTATCGGTTTTCAGACCGGGCCATTTATTACCGCTATTTCACCCCCATCAAGACCATGCCCCACGAAAAAACCCAGGAGTACGTCAATGTGGACTACCGCAACGTTATTTCCATTGTGGGACTGGTTGGCCCCCCTGGCCAGGGCCGGATTATTGCCGAGGCAAGGTACGCCCGCCACAAGGATAAACCCCTTGTGGATGTGGCCTTTGTCGTGGATGAAAAGTTCCAGGGACTGGGTATCGCAACCCATCTCTACGGTATGCTGGCAAGGCTTGCCAGGCAGCGGGGTGCCAGGGGGATGACGGCTGATGTTCTTGCCTCCAACCAGTCCATGTTAAAGGTATTTGAAAAGGGAAAATATCCGGTTCAGTCGCGGTTTGAAAACGGAGCCCATGCCCTTTTTATCCCGTTTGATTCAGCGGAAGATCAGCGTTGA